One Erysipelothrix amsterdamensis DNA window includes the following coding sequences:
- the rnr gene encoding ribonuclease R, whose amino-acid sequence MNKYKNYEAVKTQLESLKEKVLLSAFIESVVESKKINVGEIDEVLEEMSLSKEIVIDGEDLYYIDNVKYGIGSFRVVRETFAFAETISDSFYIGKDDFNGALDMDDVLFEIKSNEKRFGVVIKSVKRNRDVILGTMKKDGKKLFFIPYDNKITFKVEYDASNLDLKENDRCIGRITSVGERIHVDIISVLGQADEPGMDVLSVLFVYGIDNDFKQEVLDEIKNVPTEIDQNETKHRMDHRDQYVITIDGEDAKDLDDAIYMEALNGGYRLYVHIADVGHYVQPQTALDQSAYERSSSVYMVDRVVPMLPKELSNGICSLHPNVDRLTMTCQIDISYAGEVIDYNIYESVICSKRRMSYKEVNTSPDLGEVQEMVSMMLDCARRLQYKRNQAGQIGFDSAESQFVIDHEGNVLDIFLRERGEAEEMIESFMVIANEVVAQHCRYQSIPVLYRVHEAPDREKMQELSHTLRILGYRLKGNLEEIRPKEIQKALKFFEGKPEYPVVSRLMLRSMTKAKYSQEPLGHFGLALEDYTHFTSPIRRYPDLLLHQRIKQYAVKHDFSKLEKDEQFTIEAGLHVSKKERSILDAERQVEKIKKAQFMSNKIGEEYVGFISGISNFGIFVELPNTVEGLIHVRNLNDDFYTFDGPSQKMIGERTGRTYSIGQKLKVKLVSVDDLEHVVNFEIIGQKKMSRRKPDSRKDGFKSKDRPSESRNTDKRKGRRINDRRRKKS is encoded by the coding sequence ATGAATAAATATAAAAATTATGAAGCAGTGAAGACTCAATTAGAGTCATTAAAAGAAAAAGTGTTATTAAGTGCGTTTATAGAGAGCGTAGTTGAAAGCAAAAAAATAAATGTTGGTGAAATTGATGAAGTGCTTGAAGAAATGTCTTTAAGTAAAGAGATTGTCATCGATGGGGAAGATCTTTACTATATCGATAATGTGAAGTATGGTATTGGTTCTTTTCGTGTTGTCCGAGAAACGTTCGCTTTTGCGGAAACGATAAGTGATTCGTTTTATATTGGTAAAGACGATTTTAACGGTGCACTCGATATGGATGATGTGCTTTTTGAAATCAAGAGTAATGAAAAACGATTTGGTGTTGTGATTAAATCAGTAAAACGTAATCGCGATGTTATTTTAGGAACGATGAAGAAAGACGGGAAGAAACTATTCTTCATTCCTTATGATAATAAGATTACATTTAAAGTTGAATATGATGCGTCAAATCTTGATTTAAAAGAAAATGATCGTTGTATTGGTCGAATAACTTCAGTTGGAGAACGCATTCATGTAGACATTATTTCAGTATTAGGGCAAGCTGATGAACCGGGGATGGATGTTTTAAGTGTTCTCTTTGTTTACGGTATTGATAACGATTTTAAACAAGAAGTTTTAGATGAGATTAAAAATGTACCTACCGAAATTGATCAAAATGAGACAAAGCACCGTATGGACCACCGCGATCAGTACGTTATTACGATTGATGGTGAGGATGCAAAAGACTTAGATGACGCAATTTACATGGAAGCTTTAAATGGGGGATACCGTCTGTATGTTCATATTGCGGATGTAGGACATTATGTTCAACCGCAAACCGCTTTAGATCAAAGTGCATACGAACGAAGTTCTTCAGTTTATATGGTTGACCGCGTGGTACCAATGCTACCGAAAGAACTCTCAAACGGTATTTGTTCATTACATCCAAATGTAGATCGATTAACAATGACATGCCAAATAGATATTAGCTATGCGGGGGAAGTTATTGACTATAACATCTATGAATCCGTTATTTGTTCTAAACGTCGTATGAGCTATAAGGAAGTTAATACGTCACCGGATCTTGGTGAAGTTCAAGAAATGGTCAGTATGATGCTCGATTGCGCACGACGTCTTCAGTATAAGCGAAACCAAGCAGGTCAAATAGGTTTTGATAGTGCCGAAAGTCAATTTGTAATCGATCATGAAGGAAATGTATTAGATATTTTCTTAAGAGAACGTGGCGAAGCTGAGGAAATGATTGAATCCTTTATGGTTATTGCGAATGAGGTTGTGGCACAACACTGTCGTTACCAATCAATACCCGTACTCTATCGAGTTCACGAAGCACCAGACCGTGAAAAGATGCAGGAATTAAGTCATACACTTCGTATTTTAGGGTACCGACTGAAAGGAAATCTTGAAGAAATTCGACCAAAAGAAATTCAAAAAGCATTAAAATTCTTTGAAGGGAAGCCAGAATATCCTGTTGTATCCCGTTTAATGTTGCGATCAATGACAAAAGCTAAGTACAGTCAAGAACCGCTCGGTCATTTTGGACTTGCATTAGAAGACTATACACACTTTACGTCACCGATTCGTCGTTACCCGGATCTATTACTCCACCAACGCATTAAACAATATGCAGTGAAACATGATTTTTCAAAATTAGAAAAAGATGAGCAATTTACGATTGAAGCAGGATTGCATGTATCTAAAAAAGAACGTTCGATTTTAGATGCTGAGCGTCAAGTTGAAAAAATTAAGAAAGCTCAATTTATGTCTAACAAAATTGGTGAAGAATATGTTGGTTTTATTAGTGGAATTAGTAATTTTGGAATTTTTGTGGAATTACCAAATACTGTCGAAGGACTTATTCATGTACGAAATCTAAATGATGATTTCTATACATTTGATGGACCTTCACAAAAAATGATTGGCGAACGTACGGGTAGAACGTATTCGATTGGTCAAAAACTTAAAGTTAAACTTGTTTCGGTCGATGATCTTGAGCATGTTGTGAATTTTGAGATTATTGGTCAGAAGAAAATGAGTCGTCGAAAACCAGATTCAAGGAAGGATGGGTTCAAATCAAAAGACCGTCCGAGTGAGTCAAGAAATACCGATAAGCGAAAGGGGCGAAGAATTAATGACCGTCGTCGCAAAAAATCGTAA
- the smpB gene encoding SsrA-binding protein SmpB — protein sequence MTVVAKNRKAFHEYFIEDRYEAGIVLTGTEIKSVRQGKVQLKDAFISIVNGEAFIKGMHIAQFEQGNRFNHDETRERKLLLHQHEIEKLVKAQQLQGYTIIPLDLHLSRGRAKLEIATAKGKHLFDKRQVEKERSIKRDIEKAMKR from the coding sequence ATGACCGTCGTCGCAAAAAATCGTAAAGCATTTCATGAATACTTTATTGAAGATCGTTATGAGGCTGGAATTGTTTTGACGGGTACAGAAATAAAATCCGTTCGTCAGGGCAAAGTCCAGTTAAAAGATGCCTTTATTTCGATCGTGAACGGTGAGGCATTTATTAAAGGAATGCACATCGCGCAGTTTGAACAAGGAAATCGGTTCAATCATGATGAAACGCGCGAACGTAAGTTACTTTTGCATCAGCATGAAATAGAGAAACTTGTTAAAGCGCAACAACTTCAAGGATATACAATCATACCTCTAGATCTTCACTTATCACGTGGTCGTGCAAAACTTGAAATTGCAACTGCTAAAGGAAAGCACCTCTTCGACAAACGTCAAGTTGAAAAGGAACGAAGTATTAAAAGAGATATCGAAAAAGCTATGAAACGATAA
- the secG gene encoding preprotein translocase subunit SecG, translating to MAKVLLLIISAVIIVLSLLQSGKSEGFTGAFSGGKGLDLFSNTKERGAEKVISNLTMGAGIVFFALVLFILKTQV from the coding sequence ATGGCAAAAGTATTATTACTAATCATATCTGCGGTTATAATTGTTTTATCTCTATTACAAAGTGGAAAATCAGAAGGATTTACAGGAGCCTTTTCAGGCGGAAAAGGATTAGACTTATTCTCGAACACAAAAGAACGTGGGGCAGAAAAGGTTATATCTAATTTAACGATGGGTGCAGGAATTGTATTCTTCGCTCTTGTTTTGTTTATCCTTAAAACACAAGTATAG
- a CDS encoding LemA family protein, which yields MKLWMIILAIVVVIALFAISAYNGLVKLRNMVEEAFSTMDVYLKKRYDLIPNLVETVKGYAGHEKDTLENVIAARNKAVNAQGMEEQLAAEGDLSKTMGRLFALTESYPDLKANTNFMDLQGQLKTIETEIAQSRKYYNGVTRQYNTKRETFPTNIFANMFGFGRKPLYEVDNESERQNVKVQF from the coding sequence ATGAAACTTTGGATGATAATCTTAGCAATTGTGGTTGTAATTGCATTGTTTGCAATTTCAGCTTACAACGGATTAGTAAAACTTCGTAATATGGTTGAGGAAGCTTTCTCAACAATGGATGTATATTTGAAAAAACGTTACGATTTAATTCCGAACCTTGTAGAAACGGTAAAGGGTTATGCAGGACATGAGAAAGATACACTCGAAAATGTTATTGCGGCTCGTAATAAGGCTGTAAATGCTCAAGGCATGGAAGAACAATTAGCTGCAGAAGGTGATTTAAGTAAGACAATGGGACGCTTGTTTGCACTTACCGAAAGTTACCCTGATCTTAAAGCAAATACAAACTTTATGGATTTGCAAGGTCAACTTAAAACAATTGAGACAGAAATTGCGCAATCCCGTAAATACTATAACGGTGTAACACGTCAGTATAATACAAAGCGTGAAACATTCCCTACAAATATTTTTGCGAATATGTTTGGATTTGGACGCAAACCTCTTTATGAAGTTGATAATGAGTCAGAACGTCAAAACGTTAAAGTTCAGTTTTAA